A genomic stretch from Kovacikia minuta CCNUW1 includes:
- a CDS encoding response regulator, producing the protein MKILVVEDDGLTAEALVATLSNQNYTVEVASDGEAGWALAEAFAYDLILLDVTLPKLDGIRLCQRLRSQGYQMPILLLTARHSSHDKAVGLDAGADDYVVKPFDPEELAARIRALLRRNQTTVRSVLEWGDLRLDPSSCEATYATQLLALTAKEYALLELFLRNHQRVFSCGAILENLWSFEETPSDEAVRTHIKGLRQKLKAAGAPANLIETVYGMGYRLKPLEKAEGRRQRAEAEQAIQKQPLNRSSSEPVEVSAEEIGQQTWAAIAEVWQRFQPRVNEQITVLEQAATALSNQTLNQELQQQAEQEAHTLAGSLGTFGFEQASQLARTIEQQFQAGDRLNSSQIQQLRQMIVMLRQEVAEPEKQEQSLPQTEKHPLLLIIDRDRAVAESVMAEAANWGLRAAWAVDLAIARESIQREQPNVVLLDLAISQHPRDSFNLLAELHQQLPPIPVLVFTSKEDLQHRLEATRLGGRVFLQKPLPATQVLKEVTRILHQADPVDARVMVVDDDPQLLATVRTLLQPWGLHVTTLDNPNQFWETLAAAAPDLLILDIKMPKISGIELCQVVRNDARWSGLPIVILTAYTDANTVNQVFAAGADDFISKPIVGPELVTRILNRLERLKLLKNVATLHQTEVAERKKAETALRKVKDELEIRVAERTAELVSVNEQLRAELNERKQIEEALRVSQIRFSGILDIADDAVISIDGKQRITLFNQGAEKIFGYTAQEAIGQPLDLLLPVRFAAVHQRHVNDFGQSTSEARRMGERREIFGRRKNGEDFPAEASISKLQLKGETIFTVILRDTSDRKVIERMKDEFISIVSHELRTPLTSIHGSLGMLTSGLLDAEPETGKRLLEIAVDSTERLIRLINDVLDVERIESGKVTMDKQTCNVADLMTNAANVMQAMAAKFGVTLSVMPLLVEVWADSDRIIQTLTNLLSNAIKFSPSGATVWVEAERIERERVGEWDGAISNTLSHPTPSILFTVKDQGRGIPSDKLETIFERFQQVDASDSRNQEGTGLGLAICRNIVQQHGGRIWVESTLGEGSTFYFTLPVGEG; encoded by the coding sequence ATGAAGATTCTAGTCGTAGAAGATGATGGATTGACCGCTGAAGCCCTGGTTGCTACCTTGAGCAATCAAAACTACACCGTTGAGGTTGCCTCAGATGGAGAGGCAGGCTGGGCGTTAGCAGAGGCTTTTGCCTATGACTTAATTCTGCTCGATGTGACCCTGCCCAAACTGGACGGAATTCGTCTCTGTCAACGACTACGATCGCAGGGCTACCAGATGCCCATTTTATTGCTGACGGCTCGCCATAGCAGCCATGATAAGGCGGTTGGGTTAGATGCCGGTGCCGATGATTATGTCGTCAAGCCCTTCGACCCGGAGGAGTTGGCGGCTCGAATTCGGGCGCTTCTGCGCCGCAACCAGACAACGGTGCGGTCAGTACTGGAATGGGGTGATTTGCGCCTTGATCCAAGCAGTTGTGAAGCAACCTATGCAACACAGCTTCTGGCGCTAACGGCGAAAGAATATGCCCTGCTGGAACTGTTTCTACGCAATCATCAGCGGGTGTTTAGCTGTGGGGCAATTCTAGAAAACCTCTGGTCGTTTGAGGAGACCCCCAGTGATGAGGCAGTGAGAACGCACATCAAAGGATTGCGACAGAAGCTTAAAGCAGCCGGTGCCCCAGCAAATCTGATTGAAACTGTGTATGGCATGGGTTATCGGCTCAAGCCGTTGGAGAAGGCAGAAGGCAGAAGGCAGAGGGCAGAAGCGGAACAGGCAATCCAGAAGCAACCATTGAATCGTTCATCATCTGAGCCTGTTGAAGTGAGTGCGGAGGAAATTGGGCAACAGACGTGGGCGGCGATCGCTGAGGTGTGGCAGCGATTCCAACCCAGAGTGAATGAGCAGATAACGGTGCTGGAGCAGGCGGCTACGGCACTCAGCAATCAAACACTAAACCAGGAATTGCAACAGCAGGCAGAACAGGAAGCCCACACATTAGCGGGTTCTTTGGGAACGTTCGGCTTTGAGCAGGCTTCCCAACTGGCTCGCACGATCGAACAGCAATTTCAGGCAGGTGATCGTCTCAATTCTAGCCAGATTCAGCAGTTGCGACAGATGATTGTCATGCTGCGGCAGGAGGTTGCAGAACCTGAAAAGCAGGAGCAATCACTGCCTCAAACAGAAAAACATCCGTTGCTGTTGATCATTGATCGCGATCGCGCGGTGGCTGAATCCGTCATGGCTGAGGCAGCGAACTGGGGGTTAAGAGCAGCGTGGGCGGTGGATCTGGCGATCGCTAGAGAATCCATCCAACGAGAACAACCAAACGTTGTTCTGTTGGATCTGGCAATTTCTCAACACCCAAGAGACAGTTTCAACCTTCTGGCAGAATTACACCAGCAACTGCCTCCTATCCCTGTGCTGGTGTTCACATCCAAAGAAGATTTACAGCATCGGTTGGAAGCTACACGCCTGGGTGGACGGGTGTTTCTGCAAAAACCGCTGCCTGCAACTCAAGTACTCAAAGAAGTGACTCGGATTCTGCATCAAGCCGATCCTGTGGATGCGAGAGTCATGGTGGTAGACGACGATCCGCAACTGCTGGCAACGGTGAGGACGTTACTCCAACCCTGGGGGCTTCATGTCACTACGTTGGATAATCCAAACCAATTTTGGGAAACATTGGCAGCCGCTGCTCCAGACCTATTAATCCTAGACATCAAAATGCCTAAGATTAGCGGCATTGAGCTATGTCAGGTGGTGCGAAATGATGCACGCTGGAGTGGTTTACCCATCGTTATTTTGACGGCTTATACCGATGCCAATACGGTGAATCAGGTGTTTGCAGCAGGTGCTGATGACTTTATCAGCAAGCCGATCGTCGGTCCCGAATTAGTGACTCGCATCCTCAATCGCTTAGAGCGTCTTAAACTGCTAAAAAATGTTGCCACGTTGCATCAAACTGAAGTGGCGGAGAGAAAGAAAGCCGAAACTGCCCTGCGAAAAGTGAAAGATGAATTGGAAATACGAGTGGCAGAACGAACGGCTGAACTGGTCAGTGTTAATGAGCAGTTACGCGCTGAACTCAACGAGCGCAAGCAAATCGAAGAAGCGCTGCGAGTATCACAAATCCGCTTTTCAGGTATTCTCGATATTGCAGATGATGCCGTGATTTCGATCGATGGCAAGCAGCGAATTACTTTGTTTAATCAAGGGGCAGAGAAGATTTTTGGTTACACCGCTCAGGAGGCGATCGGTCAACCGCTGGATTTGCTCTTACCAGTTCGCTTTGCGGCAGTCCATCAACGACATGTGAATGACTTTGGACAATCGACCAGTGAAGCCCGCCGCATGGGAGAGCGGCGCGAGATTTTTGGTCGTCGCAAAAATGGAGAAGATTTTCCGGCAGAAGCCTCGATTTCTAAACTGCAATTGAAAGGGGAAACGATCTTTACGGTAATCTTGCGAGACACGAGCGATCGCAAAGTAATTGAACGGATGAAAGATGAGTTCATCTCGATCGTCAGCCATGAGCTTCGCACACCTTTGACTTCTATTCACGGTTCATTAGGAATGCTGACAAGCGGTTTGCTCGATGCCGAACCTGAAACCGGAAAGCGACTGCTGGAAATTGCGGTTGATAGCACTGAACGACTGATTCGATTAATCAATGACGTTCTGGATGTGGAACGGATCGAGTCGGGCAAAGTCACAATGGATAAACAGACCTGCAATGTTGCTGACTTGATGACGAATGCCGCGAATGTGATGCAGGCAATGGCAGCAAAATTTGGCGTGACATTATCTGTAATGCCTTTGTTAGTTGAAGTGTGGGCAGATAGCGATCGCATCATTCAAACCCTCACCAATCTGTTGAGCAATGCGATTAAGTTCTCACCCTCAGGAGCAACGGTGTGGGTGGAGGCTGAACGAATTGAGCGTGAGAGGGTGGGCGAGTGGGATGGTGCGATCTCAAACACGCTCTCACACCCTACCCCATCCATTCTCTTTACGGTTAAAGACCAGGGACGAGGCATTCCGTCAGACAAACTGGAAACTATCTTTGAACGCTTCCAGCAAGTCGATGCGTCCGACTCTCGTAACCAGGAGGGCACAGGGTTGGGCTTGGCAATCTGTCGCAATATTGTGCAGCAGCATGGAGGACGCATTTGGGTTGAGAGCACGCTAGGGGAAGGCAGCACGTTTTACTTTACCTTGCCTGTTGGAGAAGGGTGA
- a CDS encoding PD-(D/E)XK nuclease family protein → MKRLLYLDAQPYSRAKEVAEQNWLNVLAPTHAAARGLGSHKRTAKLTQTRSLQDLATELLQVQGIAIASPLNVQRALHEVINQIVQPQDTEGIARAWMPTIQALLKSAPLTQINLEACSDRARQLIAVTQRYQQILRQRNWVDPGEVLWRAIELEPQPIPVLIYGYFQPRPDELAFINHMAAEGSIFFLPLAGEDLFQESQVAVTWLQQQGWKVDAFQSLSQTVGERLGQQFLTSSNVMEQSSAYAYCNVEAEVRGTLAQVKQLLHEGISARDIAIVARDEVAYGPKLLEVAWEYGVPLRALYATPLNTTRFGAWIALLLEVIEQRFPFEATAKLLSHPLCTNPDAEFWSMVRSQHPVGLTAWQEICQNTLHLDLAVLKIGHQARRDTWVATLQTILKTFDLRRRCSRWARESLAFNALNQALVDLSKPEDEKLAWSAFAQEVRSLLVIVGVPAQPGRGGVELHSPASVIGAHYPYLFVIGMAEGGLPAPVRNDCILDFYERKALRQVGIPLELAAEAARKEALLFYYLLQTVTQSVVFSYARLNGRQEQLPSPYLAQLGLEATMPPEMPIASLEELRKVDLRRETHAEDPVLQTALHAWRVERQRESSAPPDEYDGITGVPLDYRDRTFSVSQLNHLGLCPFKWFADKVLQLGEPQEEEEELSPSRRGNLYHRVLELVFKEWQENRSRSLQDPTLLEAKFQAVEREMRLTSLPVWTAQRVEHLQTLKRVLNQPDFFPEGTEAIALEAKFEGIWYDLKLTGRIDRIDRASQGLVLIDYKTSSNPPKGVSNAAGKASIDLQLPIYQHVAAKALFPEESVATAYYYSLTKAKKLSKKIPDETELAGVAERCKAHLSLGHFPVQPDVDKVACNYCAFDLMCRQGNRLSRKPREGNTHESD, encoded by the coding sequence ATGAAGCGATTGCTTTACTTAGATGCTCAGCCATATTCTCGTGCAAAAGAAGTGGCTGAGCAAAATTGGCTTAATGTTTTGGCTCCTACCCACGCTGCCGCCAGAGGTTTAGGCTCCCACAAACGAACCGCAAAGTTGACTCAAACCAGGTCACTTCAAGATCTGGCTACCGAATTGTTACAGGTTCAGGGGATTGCGATCGCGTCTCCCCTCAATGTTCAAAGGGCGCTGCATGAAGTAATCAATCAAATTGTGCAGCCTCAAGATACTGAAGGCATTGCCCGAGCCTGGATGCCGACAATTCAAGCCTTACTCAAATCTGCTCCGTTAACCCAAATTAACCTGGAAGCGTGTTCGGATCGAGCAAGACAACTGATTGCGGTAACCCAACGTTATCAACAAATTCTGCGACAACGGAACTGGGTTGATCCAGGCGAAGTCCTATGGAGAGCTATAGAACTGGAGCCTCAGCCAATTCCGGTACTGATTTATGGGTACTTTCAACCTCGTCCCGATGAGTTAGCGTTCATCAATCACATGGCCGCAGAGGGCAGCATCTTTTTCCTCCCCCTTGCTGGCGAAGACCTTTTCCAGGAAAGCCAAGTCGCCGTGACCTGGTTACAGCAGCAAGGCTGGAAGGTAGATGCGTTTCAATCCCTCTCTCAAACGGTTGGTGAACGTTTGGGACAACAGTTTCTCACCAGTTCTAACGTGATGGAACAATCCTCGGCTTATGCCTACTGCAATGTTGAAGCAGAAGTTCGAGGCACGCTGGCTCAGGTGAAGCAACTACTGCATGAGGGGATTTCGGCGCGGGATATTGCGATCGTCGCCAGGGATGAAGTGGCTTACGGTCCTAAACTGCTAGAAGTTGCCTGGGAATACGGGGTGCCATTGCGAGCGTTGTACGCAACTCCCCTGAATACGACTCGGTTTGGTGCCTGGATTGCTTTATTGCTAGAGGTCATCGAACAGCGGTTTCCCTTTGAAGCAACGGCGAAACTGTTGAGTCATCCACTCTGTACCAATCCCGATGCGGAATTTTGGAGTATGGTTCGGAGTCAGCATCCGGTTGGTTTGACGGCGTGGCAAGAGATTTGTCAAAACACGCTGCACCTTGATTTAGCCGTTCTAAAAATCGGTCATCAAGCCCGCCGAGATACCTGGGTTGCCACGCTGCAAACGATACTCAAGACATTTGATCTGCGACGACGCTGTTCACGATGGGCACGGGAAAGCTTAGCCTTCAATGCGTTGAACCAGGCTTTGGTGGATTTGTCTAAGCCGGAAGATGAAAAGTTGGCCTGGAGTGCGTTTGCTCAAGAGGTGCGATCGCTCCTGGTAATTGTGGGAGTGCCTGCTCAACCAGGGCGTGGCGGTGTGGAGTTACACAGTCCTGCTTCGGTGATTGGAGCGCATTATCCCTATCTGTTTGTGATTGGTATGGCAGAAGGGGGGTTGCCTGCTCCAGTCCGCAATGATTGCATCTTAGACTTTTACGAACGCAAAGCCCTGCGGCAGGTGGGCATTCCCCTTGAACTGGCTGCCGAGGCTGCTCGGAAAGAAGCGCTGCTGTTTTATTACCTGTTGCAAACTGTCACTCAATCCGTTGTTTTCTCCTATGCCCGGTTGAATGGTCGTCAGGAGCAGTTGCCGAGTCCTTATTTGGCGCAATTGGGTTTAGAAGCAACGATGCCCCCTGAAATGCCGATCGCCAGCCTGGAGGAACTCCGAAAGGTTGACCTGCGCCGGGAAACCCATGCTGAAGATCCTGTTCTGCAAACAGCGCTTCATGCCTGGAGGGTTGAACGTCAGCGTGAAAGTAGTGCGCCTCCTGATGAGTATGACGGCATCACCGGAGTGCCACTTGATTATCGCGATCGCACCTTTAGCGTGTCTCAGTTGAATCATCTGGGCTTGTGTCCATTCAAATGGTTTGCCGATAAGGTGTTGCAACTGGGTGAACCGCAGGAAGAGGAAGAGGAGCTTAGCCCCAGTCGGCGCGGCAATCTGTATCATCGGGTGCTGGAGTTGGTCTTTAAGGAATGGCAGGAGAACCGGAGCCGTTCGCTTCAAGATCCCACCCTGCTAGAAGCGAAGTTTCAAGCGGTCGAGCGAGAAATGCGGCTAACGTCTCTCCCCGTTTGGACTGCTCAACGAGTCGAGCATTTACAGACATTAAAGCGAGTTCTGAATCAGCCCGACTTTTTCCCAGAGGGGACAGAGGCGATCGCGCTGGAAGCCAAATTTGAAGGGATTTGGTATGACTTGAAGCTCACCGGACGAATTGATCGCATCGATCGTGCATCTCAAGGGCTGGTATTAATTGATTACAAAACCAGTTCCAATCCCCCCAAAGGCGTGAGCAACGCCGCAGGCAAAGCCTCTATCGATCTGCAATTGCCTATCTATCAACACGTTGCTGCTAAGGCTCTTTTCCCAGAAGAAAGTGTTGCTACAGCGTATTACTACTCATTGACGAAAGCGAAAAAACTATCGAAAAAGATCCCAGATGAAACAGAGTTAGCAGGGGTAGCCGAACGGTGTAAAGCGCACCTCTCTCTGGGACATTTTCCGGTTCAACCTGACGTAGATAAGGTTGCCTGCAACTATTGTGCGTTTGATCTGATGTGCCGCCAGGGGAACCGTTTAAGCCGCAAACCGCGCGAGGGAAATACCCATGAGTCTGACTGA
- a CDS encoding UvrD-helicase domain-containing protein: MSLTEQQRAAAHADRSVAVTAGAGTGKTHMLAERYQYHLESGYSPLSIVALTFTEKAATELRSRIRQTIRERLPNSEFIAELEAAQISTFHALATRICREHPHAAEVPPDFAVLDDLDGKVWLVEAFADALDHIPLPLYEQVPYSLMRSILRSLLDDPLTAEKALEKSRADWFPEVEKLQHTAWQELIKSRIWLGTKTILQSYAAPGDKLNDMRECALEAIAAIEQKYDLAKSLESICTLRINIGKQAAWGSKENLDTIKDAIKDLRELAQNAQKQGLITLEPNEWDDQAEAMLPALREAFCVVRTHLNQAKQRQRVLDFNDLEIHALKALQDQSVRDYYAQRWHAFLIDEFQDTNAIQGELLELLTANQLLTIVGDVKQSIYGFRRADITVFQSWCNHIHRVDDPPKQLSLSFRTHQGLIQSINTIFEPILNGLHQNLDAFRQDAPHLAPHLRVLTVQNSDGTTLDQRRQIEAQQIAELIQQMVDDQVMVYDKSTRSLRPIQYRDIAILSRTWSPLELYGQALENQKIPILQAGGGSLLETREAKDGWALLRFLADPTDDIALLSVLRSPFFAVSDRTLFEFAQTLPEQISWWKHLQQPPTPEIEGAIQVLTKLLIERRSEPPTRLLQVADRLTGYGAVIANLPNAPRREADWRGFLDFVRQLEQGSNDVLTVVRRLKVLAQGAVEVPRPALEAGNAVQLMTIHASKGLEWAVVVVADLSRKSTVDSAPIRFDPALGLAFKLEDEDGDRQKSALYTLLEHRKRQAEQEETKRVLYVALTRARDSLILMAADSKGGSLEVLRSGLERAVPIEEITSDLDLMQAIDPNLPPPILPQRILTHPMGAGLWELPVTALSDYAQCPKRFQYRYLDGHVGLRNGNGNYGTEIGTATHWALQHRVGNLQPLATQFPHLPTAVLQEALELAQRFHGQDIYSPCHHPEGTAEYPITLDLGQITLNGVIDWLTPDCVVDFKTDRDINPHHHRLQLWAYAKATGREVAHLAYLRHDKVHTFNATDFAALQQEAEAMVEAISTGHYLPQPTATSCRDCPYLDLCEHGVHSG, from the coding sequence ATGAGTCTGACTGAGCAACAACGGGCTGCTGCCCACGCCGATCGCAGCGTGGCGGTAACGGCAGGGGCGGGAACAGGGAAAACCCACATGCTGGCAGAGCGCTACCAGTACCATCTGGAATCAGGCTACTCACCCCTTTCGATTGTGGCTCTGACCTTTACGGAAAAAGCAGCGACTGAGTTGCGATCGCGCATTCGTCAAACGATTCGAGAACGTTTACCCAATTCTGAGTTTATTGCAGAACTGGAAGCGGCTCAAATCAGTACCTTTCATGCTTTAGCGACGCGAATTTGTCGAGAACATCCCCATGCGGCGGAAGTGCCTCCAGATTTTGCGGTACTCGATGATCTGGATGGCAAGGTGTGGCTGGTAGAAGCGTTTGCTGATGCCCTCGACCACATTCCACTACCGCTTTACGAACAGGTGCCCTATTCCCTCATGCGGTCGATCCTGCGATCGCTCTTGGATGATCCATTAACGGCAGAAAAAGCACTGGAGAAAAGCCGAGCAGACTGGTTCCCAGAGGTTGAAAAACTCCAGCACACCGCATGGCAGGAACTTATTAAGTCTAGAATCTGGCTTGGTACAAAGACCATTTTGCAATCCTACGCTGCACCTGGAGACAAACTCAATGATATGCGTGAGTGCGCGTTAGAAGCGATCGCGGCAATTGAACAGAAATATGATCTAGCGAAATCACTGGAATCGATATGCACTTTAAGAATCAATATTGGAAAACAAGCCGCGTGGGGTAGCAAAGAGAACTTAGACACGATCAAAGATGCCATTAAAGATCTGCGGGAGTTAGCTCAGAATGCTCAAAAGCAAGGGCTAATCACTTTAGAACCTAACGAGTGGGATGACCAGGCTGAAGCAATGTTACCTGCCCTGCGAGAGGCGTTTTGTGTAGTCAGAACGCACCTTAATCAGGCAAAACAACGCCAGCGAGTTCTGGATTTTAATGACTTAGAAATTCATGCCCTCAAAGCCCTCCAAGACCAATCCGTGCGGGATTACTATGCTCAACGCTGGCACGCTTTTTTAATTGATGAATTTCAGGATACGAATGCCATTCAAGGTGAACTCTTAGAGCTATTAACTGCGAATCAATTGCTGACTATTGTGGGCGATGTGAAGCAATCAATTTATGGTTTTCGTCGGGCGGATATTACGGTGTTCCAATCCTGGTGTAATCACATTCATCGTGTAGATGATCCGCCAAAACAACTCAGCCTCAGTTTTCGGACTCATCAGGGTTTAATTCAGAGCATCAATACAATTTTTGAGCCGATACTCAATGGCTTGCATCAAAACCTGGATGCGTTTCGGCAAGACGCACCTCACCTCGCGCCGCATTTACGGGTACTGACCGTGCAAAATTCCGATGGCACAACCCTGGATCAGCGTCGGCAGATTGAAGCCCAACAAATTGCTGAACTGATTCAGCAGATGGTTGATGATCAGGTGATGGTGTATGACAAATCAACCAGAAGTTTACGCCCCATCCAATATCGAGATATCGCCATTCTCTCCCGCACCTGGAGTCCGTTAGAGTTGTATGGGCAGGCATTAGAGAACCAGAAAATTCCCATTTTGCAGGCTGGCGGGGGCAGCTTATTAGAAACTCGGGAAGCCAAAGATGGTTGGGCGTTGTTGCGCTTTTTGGCAGACCCGACAGATGATATTGCTCTATTGTCGGTGCTGCGAAGCCCCTTCTTTGCTGTGAGCGATCGCACCCTGTTTGAGTTTGCCCAGACGTTGCCAGAGCAAATATCCTGGTGGAAGCATTTGCAGCAGCCTCCAACCCCTGAAATTGAGGGAGCAATTCAAGTCCTCACAAAATTACTGATCGAACGCCGCAGTGAACCGCCAACTCGGTTGCTGCAAGTCGCAGATCGTCTCACAGGCTATGGAGCCGTGATTGCCAACCTTCCTAATGCCCCCCGTCGAGAAGCCGATTGGCGAGGCTTTTTAGATTTTGTCAGGCAGTTAGAACAGGGAAGCAATGATGTTTTAACGGTGGTGCGGCGACTCAAGGTGCTGGCACAAGGAGCGGTGGAGGTGCCTCGCCCTGCCCTGGAAGCAGGCAATGCCGTTCAACTGATGACCATTCACGCCTCTAAAGGGTTGGAGTGGGCAGTCGTTGTGGTAGCAGATTTGTCACGTAAATCGACCGTCGATTCGGCTCCGATTCGGTTTGATCCAGCCCTCGGTTTAGCCTTCAAACTCGAAGATGAGGACGGAGACAGACAGAAATCTGCTCTCTACACCCTGTTGGAGCATCGTAAGCGGCAGGCTGAACAGGAGGAAACCAAGCGCGTTCTCTACGTTGCACTGACACGGGCGCGGGATTCCCTAATTCTCATGGCTGCGGATAGTAAGGGTGGTAGTTTAGAGGTTCTGAGATCGGGGTTAGAACGAGCTGTACCGATTGAGGAAATTACGAGCGATCTCGATCTAATGCAGGCGATCGACCCTAACCTTCCACCACCCATCCTACCCCAACGGATTTTGACGCATCCGATGGGTGCAGGACTCTGGGAATTACCTGTGACGGCTCTCAGTGACTATGCTCAATGTCCCAAACGCTTTCAATATCGCTATTTGGATGGACATGTCGGGCTTCGGAACGGGAATGGCAACTATGGCACCGAAATTGGGACAGCAACCCATTGGGCATTGCAGCATCGTGTTGGGAATTTGCAACCGCTAGCGACTCAGTTTCCCCATTTACCAACGGCTGTTCTACAAGAAGCCCTGGAACTGGCACAGCGATTTCATGGGCAAGACATTTACTCACCCTGTCACCACCCAGAAGGCACGGCAGAATACCCCATTACGCTCGATTTGGGGCAAATTACGTTGAATGGTGTGATTGATTGGTTAACGCCAGATTGTGTAGTGGATTTTAAGACCGATCGCGACATCAATCCCCATCATCATCGGTTGCAGTTATGGGCATATGCCAAAGCAACTGGACGGGAAGTTGCCCATCTTGCTTACTTGCGGCATGACAAGGTGCATACCTTCAATGCCACAGATTTTGCAGCTTTGCAACAGGAGGCAGAAGCAATGGTGGAGGCAATCTCTACAGGGCACTATTTACCTCAGCCCACAGCAACAAGTTGCCGAGATTGTCCATATTTAGACCTTTGCGAGCATGGGGTTCACTCTGGGTAA
- a CDS encoding GFA family protein: MNQSSIHGGCLCGTVTFEVNPPFQKMAHCHCSRCRKGTGTGHATNLTVDPSQFRWLSGEEVITRYNLPTAKSFGKWFCSHCGSPVPRLTRNGQIIVIPAGSLDTAPPITPSDHIFWASRAPWGCASDGLPTHDEYPASW, translated from the coding sequence ATGAATCAATCCAGCATTCACGGTGGTTGCCTGTGCGGAACAGTGACCTTTGAGGTGAACCCACCATTCCAGAAAATGGCTCATTGCCACTGCTCCCGCTGTCGTAAAGGCACGGGTACAGGGCACGCCACCAATCTAACGGTTGATCCCAGCCAGTTCCGCTGGCTTTCAGGAGAGGAAGTCATCACCCGGTATAACCTGCCCACGGCAAAGAGCTTCGGCAAATGGTTTTGCAGTCATTGCGGCAGCCCAGTTCCACGTCTCACACGCAACGGTCAGATCATCGTGATTCCGGCTGGCTCGTTAGATACAGCCCCGCCTATCACTCCGAGCGATCACATCTTCTGGGCATCCAGAGCACCCTGGGGTTGTGCCAGCGACGGGCTGCCTACCCACGACGAGTATCCAGCGTCCTGGTAG
- a CDS encoding DUF1349 domain-containing protein — MESLSSPQMSDYQYAGHSNISKVKMQWYNEPPQWQTLTDGLRLTTGAQTDFWRITHYGFIRDNGHFYYQTVTGDFTVEVKITGDYKVLYDQAGIMVRENETTWLKCGIEFVEGVQNVSAVVTRDFSDWSVVPLLQSPPSLWSSK, encoded by the coding sequence ATGGAATCCCTCAGTTCTCCCCAAATGTCCGACTATCAGTATGCAGGTCATTCCAATATTTCAAAGGTAAAAATGCAGTGGTATAACGAACCGCCCCAGTGGCAAACTTTAACGGATGGTCTTCGTCTCACAACAGGTGCCCAAACCGATTTCTGGCGCATAACTCATTATGGATTTATTCGTGATAATGGCCACTTCTACTATCAAACAGTGACAGGCGACTTCACGGTAGAAGTAAAAATCACTGGAGACTATAAGGTGCTGTACGACCAGGCAGGGATCATGGTGCGAGAGAATGAAACGACCTGGCTCAAATGCGGTATTGAATTTGTGGAGGGTGTCCAGAATGTGAGTGCCGTGGTGACGCGAGATTTCTCAGACTGGTCAGTGGTTCCACTCCTACAATCGCCACCATCCCTCTGGTCATCCAAATGA